A window from Branchiostoma floridae strain S238N-H82 chromosome 16, Bfl_VNyyK, whole genome shotgun sequence encodes these proteins:
- the LOC118432758 gene encoding HIG1 domain family member 1C-like isoform X2: MTGSNEKKPPQFEMTTSTDAQDYEHRSKLWEKSMKEPMVPIGLAGTVAAVMYGAVNYRKYRRAGMSTSVFLMQFRVIAQSMVVGCMTLGVGYTLVSDYILKHRQPKSDDQSESTTYPYPWWIGP; the protein is encoded by the exons ATGACTGGATCAAATG AGAAGAAGCCACCACAATTCGAAATGACAACGTCAACAGATGCCCAGGACTATGAGCACAGAAGCAAGCTATGGGAGAAGTCTATGAAAGAGCCTATGGTTCCAATTG GCTTGGCGGGTACTGTGGCGGCAGTAATGTACGGCGCGGTGAACTATCGGAAGTACCGGCGAGCGGGAATGTCCACGTCCGTATTCCTGATGCAGTTCCGAGTCATCGCGCAGTCCATGGTGGTCGGGTGCATGACGTTAGGCGTCGGGTACACACTAGTCTCTGACTACATCTTGAAACACCGGCAACCAAA ATCGGACGACCAGTCAGAGTCGACGACCTACCCCTACCCTTGGTGGATTGGACCGTGA
- the LOC118432758 gene encoding HIG1 domain family member 1C-like isoform X1: MTGSNEKKPPQFEMTTSTDAQDYEHRSKLWEKSMKEPMVPIGLAGTVAAVMYGAVNYRKYRRAGMSTSVFLMQFRVIAQSMVVGCMTLGVGYTLVSDYILKHRQPKASPTYYTDQVQDYRQMESNFWKE; the protein is encoded by the exons ATGACTGGATCAAATG AGAAGAAGCCACCACAATTCGAAATGACAACGTCAACAGATGCCCAGGACTATGAGCACAGAAGCAAGCTATGGGAGAAGTCTATGAAAGAGCCTATGGTTCCAATTG GCTTGGCGGGTACTGTGGCGGCAGTAATGTACGGCGCGGTGAACTATCGGAAGTACCGGCGAGCGGGAATGTCCACGTCCGTATTCCTGATGCAGTTCCGAGTCATCGCGCAGTCCATGGTGGTCGGGTGCATGACGTTAGGCGTCGGGTACACACTAGTCTCTGACTACATCTTGAAACACCGGCAACCAAA AGCATCTCCGACATATTATACCGACCAAGTTCAAGATTATAGGCAAATGGAGAGCAATTTTTGGAAGGAATAG
- the LOC118432758 gene encoding HIG1 domain family member 1C-like isoform X3: MTTSTDAQDYEHRSKLWEKSMKEPMVPIGLAGTVAAVMYGAVNYRKYRRAGMSTSVFLMQFRVIAQSMVVGCMTLGVGYTLVSDYILKHRQPKASPTYYTDQVQDYRQMESNFWKE, encoded by the exons ATGACAACGTCAACAGATGCCCAGGACTATGAGCACAGAAGCAAGCTATGGGAGAAGTCTATGAAAGAGCCTATGGTTCCAATTG GCTTGGCGGGTACTGTGGCGGCAGTAATGTACGGCGCGGTGAACTATCGGAAGTACCGGCGAGCGGGAATGTCCACGTCCGTATTCCTGATGCAGTTCCGAGTCATCGCGCAGTCCATGGTGGTCGGGTGCATGACGTTAGGCGTCGGGTACACACTAGTCTCTGACTACATCTTGAAACACCGGCAACCAAA AGCATCTCCGACATATTATACCGACCAAGTTCAAGATTATAGGCAAATGGAGAGCAATTTTTGGAAGGAATAG